From Methanotorris formicicus Mc-S-70, the proteins below share one genomic window:
- a CDS encoding archease, whose amino-acid sequence MFRYFETTADMGIIAEGETLEEAFSNAAKGLFNLMVNIENVEKKEKRTFEVSADDLCDLLYDFLTELLILHDSEFLVFSEFDVEMDKEGEIFHLKCIAFGEEFDKEKHEPKEEVKAITYHKMEIKHEGDKWVIKFIVDL is encoded by the coding sequence ATGTTTAGATATTTTGAAACTACTGCCGATATGGGAATTATTGCAGAAGGGGAAACTTTGGAGGAGGCATTTTCCAATGCTGCAAAGGGGTTATTTAATCTCATGGTTAATATAGAAAATGTTGAAAAAAAAGAAAAAAGAACCTTTGAAGTTTCTGCAGATGATTTATGTGATTTATTGTATGATTTTTTAACTGAACTTCTAATTTTGCATGATAGCGAGTTTTTAGTTTTTTCTGAGTTTGATGTAGAGATGGATAAAGAAGGGGAAATTTTTCATTTAAAGTGCATAGCATTTGGGGAAGAATTTGACAAAGAAAAACATGAGCCAAAAGAAGAAGTTAAAGCAATAACCTATCACAAGATGGAAATTAAGCATGAAGGGGATAAATGGGTAATTAAATTTATTGTTGATCTATAG